The genomic region TAGAGGACAGGGTCTGGCAGGTGGTCCTCAGCTACAGCAagtccccggggggggggggggcccatgTGCCGAGCTGCAGCTGGCAGGGGTCTGACCCACACCTGacccaggggtgggggcagaatgGGCAAGGCCCTGCGAACCCCCTGGCCTGTGatgggggtggcggtgggggggGAACGTCAGTCTCAAAAGCTGTCACTTGGAGGTGGCATTTCTGGGTTGTGGTTTGGTCTCAGCATCTACCTCTGCGTGCACTTCCGGGTCATACTGAAAACGTCTTAGTCAGGGAACTGGCTGTGGTTTCAGGTAAATACCTGGGCTTCCTGTTGTTTTTGGCTGGTAGAAATACCTGTGAAAAGGAGGGCTGGGAGGCTGGTCTGGAGTGTGGCTGGGGGCCCTGCGGTCCGGCTGGCACAGCACCAGGTGAGCGGGCTGGGGATTAGAGCCAGTGGTCACCCCTCCCGGCCCACcctctgtggctctggctgcatgACCGAGAGACAGGGGGCCTGCCCCACAGACCAGAGAGGGACCCCGTGCTCCTCAGGGCTCGGGGTCACCTAAGGAGGAGTGAGGAGTGCTTCCCATCCCCCAGCCCCTGTCTGACGCGTCAGTCTGACTAATCACGATGGAGCCTGTATGGGGGCACCTGTGGTTAGGGAAGGAGCCAGGGGAAGGCTGAGGGGTCATGGGTGTTCTCCGGGGGGTCTGGGTTCCTTGCACAGGGGGATGTGCTGGGCAGGACATGCTTCCAGGTCACATGTGCTGTGCATCTTGGGTAGCCGAAGAGTTTTGGAAACACGCTGCCACGTTGTGCCAGTTCATGCTGACAATGGCACAGTGAAGGTGTCACTGCCTCCCACTCTCTCCATCAtcaaaaattaaagttctttctttagaagcaaaacaaaacaacaacaacaaaaaaaaaactactcttTGAAAAGTTTGTTCCTATTTCTTTAATTgtatattgagcattttttatttctaggagCTATGTTTGTTTCTTCTGTGAATTATCTGCCCATTAGCTTTGacatttcttgttgttgttgatttgtgAGAGCTCTCTATATATTAAGGACAGGCTGTTGAATCCACAGGATAAATACAGAACTTGGCTCTTAATGACTGCTGGCTAACCAATTGTCGAATGACGTCACCTGAGATAAAATCTGATTTCCCTAAAGTGATttcaacctgttttttttttctccaggtcattttaaactctgcatgacCTTCTCAGCAGGACCAACAAGACTTGACGTGCATTAGAAAGCTGTTTAGAGCCACCCTGACACTAGAACCGGCAAATATGCCAGGTGAGAAACCCCCACGCCTCCTCTGACTTTAAACATTTAGGAGGGAACGTGTAAGAATGTCTCCACAAAGCACCTTTTCTCAGAACGGGGATAATTGTGTCAAACAATGAGCACACAAAGAGATTCAGCCTCGCTCAGAAATGAAAATGCTAGAGATGTTTGGAAGGAGCCCACTTCCTGTCCTtgggaagaattagaaaaatcagGACCAGGTGTCAGGGGACAACGGAGGCGCCCGGTCTGTTTGGGCCTCACATGGTGCCCATTTCCTGTGACAGACCCGCTGCTGAGCCACAGAGCTGTCACGAGGCCCCAGAGGAGGCTCCCACCTGTTCTCTGGGGGCTCGTCTGTCCCTACCCAGAAAAACTCTTTTCCCAGGAGGTCACTTGTGGTAGGAGTGAGTGGGCAGGCTCTCATCCACACACCCAGGGCGGGTCACCAGATTGGGCACGGAGAAGGGACTTGGCGTGGGACAGTGAAGACCGGAGGTTCAAGTGGCTGGCCATGTGTGGCCCCAAGCCAGTGTCATGGGACTGAACTGCACCGAGTCCAGTGGCCACTCCAGAGGTGGGCAGTGCTAGCAGGGCAGCGGGGAGCAGAGAGGGGACCAGGCTGTTCCCAGAGGTGGATGGCGGAGCCTGCATCTGGGTTTTGGATTTTCTCcctgctcctgctctgccccccgGTGAGATGTGTGAGTACCCTGCAGCTGGTGAGATGGGCAGCGGAGGATGCAGACAGGGCCATGCTGGGGAGGGGGACCCAGGCACGAGGCTGGACACAGGCTCCAAGGAGGCCTGGCATGGCAGGGTGGGGGCTTTGGGAGAGCCGTGTGCAGGTGGGGATAGCTCGGGCAGAGACAGGTGTCCCCGCTCTCACCTACTACAAGCCCCCACGGAGTTGGTGCTTAGCAGAGGGCTCTGTCAGCAATtagagaataattttcttttccatacaaacaacccTTCTGAAAGGTCACCCGGGTGAGCCGCAGGCCTTGGCCCGGCACAGCCGGCGACCTCTGCCCGCGATGTCCTCGGGGTGCAGATCGAGGACCTCAGTGTCACTTGGAGAAGAACCCCATTTGGAAATAAGAAGCTCCCAGTGTGTCTAGTGTGCAGTTGCCACACACCTGGCCGCTTCTGAGTGCCTGGGGACCTGCATCCCTCTCACCTGTCCTCACGGCTGTCTCTGTCCCGCAGGAAACGCCGCCCCCGCGGCCAACGCCCCCCTGATGGTGCTGCTCCCCCCTGGCGGTGCAGCCGCGGCCCCCTGCAACGCGTCGCTGGCCTGCAGCGTGGCCAACTGCAGCGCGTCCTACGAGGCGAGCcgggtgctggtggtggtggtctaCAGCGCCGTGTGCGTGCTGGGGCTGCCGGCCAACTGCCTGACGGCCTGGCTGACGCTGCTGCAGGCGCTGCAGGGCAGCGTGCTGGCCGTCTACCTGTTCTGCCTGGCGCTCTGCGAGCTGCTCTACGCCAGCACCCTGCCGCTGTGGGTCCTGTACGTGCAGAACCAGCACCGCTGGGCCCTGGGGCCGTGGGCCTGCAAGGTGACCGGCTACGTCTTCTTCTGCAACCTCTACGTCAGCATCCTCTTCCTGTGCTGCATCTCCTGCGACCGCTTCGTGGCCGTGGTCTACGCCCTGGAGAGCCGGGGCCGCCGGCGCCGGAGGACGGCCGTCCTCATCTCGCTGTCCGTGTTCCTGCTGGTCGGGCTGGTCCACTCCCCGGTCTTCGAGATGGAGGACGAGGGCACCTGCTTCGAGAAGGTGCCCCTGGACGACAGGACCGCCCGCTACTACTACGCGCGGTTCACCGTGGGGTTCGCCCTCCCGCTGTCCGTCATCGCCTTCACCAACCACCGCATCTTCCAGAGCATCAAGCGCAGCGAGGGCCTGAGCGCGGCCCGGAAGGCCAGGGTCAGGCACACGGCCATCGCGGTCGTGGTCATCTTCCTGGCTTGCTTCGCCCCCTACCACCTGGTGCTGCTCACCAAGGCCGCCGCCTTCTCCTACTACAGCGGCCACGGCGGCTCCACCTGCGCCTTCGAGGTCAGCCTGTGCACGGTCTCCGTGGTGTTCCTCTGCCTGACCACCGTGAACAGCGTGGCCGACCCCATCATCTACGTCTTGGCCACGGACCATTCGCGGCAAGAGGTGTCCAGAATCCGTCGGAAGTGGAAAAACTGGTCCACCAAGACGGAGGCGGTCAAACTCACGTGGTCGAAGGACTCGGAGGAGGTGCGACCGCCCATGTCACTTACGAACAGCTGCGCGTTTCCCAGGCCTGTCCAGCCCCCCGGGTCACAGCCGGGCACGTGGACCCCGCTGGGCACTCTGGAGAGGCTGAGCCAGGAGCCCTGCTGAGCTCAGTGGCCTGCAGGGCAGGTCAGCTAGCGCAGGAGTCCAGGGCCAGCTGCGTGGTATCCCCATCCACTGAGCCCTCCAGCCAGTGTCCACGGCACAGGCCTTGAAGCCCCCTCTGGAAGACATGCCACCCACTTCTTATTCCTGGAGCCATGCCCTCCACAGGCCTCTGCCCCCCAGGCTTTCCCGCTGGGCAGGTGAAGTTATGCCCGGGGTCAGGGCGATGGTCCCAGGCACAAGAGCTCAGACAGCATGTGGCAGGCAGGAGGGCCTCTTCATCCACGGCTTGTTCCGGCTGGCTCGCTCGGCTGTTAGCAAACAGCAGGGCTGTTGGCAGAGGCCACGTGCCTACCCGGTGCTGCTGGCAGCTGGCGCGTGCCAAGCACGGAGCAGGTGCCCAGTCAGCATCCGCCGTGATGCCTTTATTTCTGTTTCCTGTGGGCATTGCTTGGATGACCATGATAGTATCTGTCGGCCATGCCAAGTGAGCGCCCTCACACAGTGCCTGGTCACTGTGGGGCACCGGGGGCCCTCGGCTGGCATTGGCTCTGTGCCGAGCAGGTCTGCCGCCGAAGGCTGCCGCGGCCCCCTCCACAGAGCTGGGGGCAGGTGCCAACCGTCCCCCGTAGGGAGCCCCAGGTGCTCGTGTCAGCTGGAAAGGCCGGTGGCCCCCAGGAACAGTGGCGACTGTGCCAGCGAGGCTCAGACACGGTTGGAATTCCTTCACTCTGAGACTTCCCTGGATTCATCGCCGGGGGAGAAGCCAGGACAGGGACGAATCAGGAGCAAGCCGGGGGAGAAGCCAGGACAGGGACGAATCAGGGGCAAGCCGGGGGAGAAGCCAGGACAGGGACGAATCAGGGGCAAGCCGGGGAAGCCAGGACAGGGACGAATCAGGGGCAAGCCGGGGGAGCCAGGACAGGGACGAATCAGGGGCAAGCCGGGGGAGAAGCCAGGACAGGGACGAATCAGGGGCAAGCCGGGGAAGCCAGGACAGGGACGAATCAGGAGCAAGCCGGGGGAGAAGCCAGGACAGGGACGAATCAGGAGCAAGCCGGTGACGGCCCTTGGCCTCCAGCCCCTCCGCAAGGCACAGACGGAGCGAGCGCGGGTCCAGATTCGCCGTGTGGCCGAGAGAGAGTGAGCTCCCGGGACAACGCACAGCTTAGCGTCAGATCCAGGCCCGGCCCCAGCAAGCCTCTTCTGGGTCAGGTTACGccgctgcctcagtttccccatctgcaagaGGGCCGGCGACACCTGCCTCACCGGGTCAGCGAAgggggctgccccactccctctgccccggGGACTCACACACGCTCGCAGCGCGAAGACAGAAGTGGCAGCAGCCAGGAGTGGGTCCGGGCTCCCCAGGCCCCTTTTGGGGGTTCCTTTCCCAGGAGGCTGGGCGGCCCATGTAGCTCAGTCACACTCTCATTTCCATAAGGCAGCGGGCGAGGCATCCGTCTGCGCCATGAGAGGCGTGGAGAAGACACATATAAAAAATACGTGTAGAAATAAAAACGCAACACACGCATGCCCGTCCCAACTTCCTCTTTAAATGAAAATGATGTCATTTTGCCTTTTCCGGCAAACATTTCCCCCTAGGGCTCTCTTGGGGCGGGATGGGGGTGTGATAAAACTGTCTGGGGGAGAGTCGAGGCGGCGCGGGGGCCCACGGGATGCTCTGAGGGTGAATTGTGGATGCGTTTCCTGGGGCAGCTCCAACGAATCACCTGTGGCTTCTCCTCCCAGAGTTCTGGGGCAGGAAGCCCCAGATCGAGGTGCTGGAGGGCTGGTTCCTCCTGGAGGTTCAGGGGGAGCCTGTGCCAGGCCTCTGCCCGCTCCAGGGCTGCCGGCCAGCCGTGGCCTGctggctcccagctctgcctccgtcctcacgtggcctcctcctctgTGCGCCCGTCTCTTCTGTTCCTTCACCTGTTTATTTAAGTTTTcggggatgacactggttaataagatggtaagtttcaagtgcacagttcCCTAAGACATGGTCTGCGTATCCCCGTGATGTGCACACCACGCCCCTGCCCACACCGCCCACGGTGAGCAATGATGACCTTTTCGTGACTGTATCACAGCCACTGACCAcaaatcttttgccttttcacCTGACTGACGTTGCTTATGGAAACTTGGCAGGCGGCGTTCCCAGGTGAGAGCCCCCTGGATGGCCCACCTATGAGAtcttccctccctgtctccctccctccctgcctccctttctccctcactccttcacacacacactctctctctccctttctctctcacagccataTTCGTTTATTTactctctcactcactggctcCCTAGTCCACTCCCTCCTCCGTCTGAAGTCTGTTGTCTCCCCATGGTGCCTGGAGGTGGGAAGGAGGTGGGCACTGTGAGCTCCACCCTCGCAGCTGTGAGGTCTGTGCAGGGAGGTGGGAACCGATGAGGGAGCCCTGAGAACCTCCAGGTGGCCCCAGCACCGGAGCACGCTACCTATACTCCTGGCTCTTCCCACAGGGTCCCCAGGGGTCCCCTGGGTGCGGAACATCTGCGATTTGTTCACTGAGTGGCCCCTTGATGTTCCCCGGGTCACGATATGGGGACAGATGATGCCAGCCGGAGACCCACCCAGGCTCCCATGATGTTTTTAGCATTCACACACGTCCCCACATTTAATAAGCTGTCAGCCAACTAGGGAACTCTCAACCAGATGCGCCCCCAGCTCCCCACCTGCAGAGGACACCTGCACATCTGGGGTGGTGCGGCCCCTGCTTGGCGGCACCCCCCCTCCACCTGGCACTGCAGGTGGGCTGGGGACCACAGGTCACACACCTGGGGGatccccgggggtggggggcagaggcagCCCACCCAGGGAGGTGGGCTCGAAATGGTTTGCTGGGGGATTCTGGGTTCCCATCATCTGGGTTGGTCTCCAGGGGTGGCCTGGCCCAGCAGCGGAAGGGACATTCCAGGGAAGGGGCCCTGGGTTCTGCCCATGCCAGGCGCCCTGGGGTGCTGAGCACACTGGTGGGTGGCTGTGCGTCCACGGGGTGTGGAAGCCAGTGGCAGCGCTCAGTCCTAGTGGGGAAGAAACCAGCTGCCTGCTGTTACTCCCACACCGCCCTAGGACGGGACCCCGTGGACATCTCACCCCTCCGTGGTTTAGTTTCTTTGCCTGTAATTTGGGAATGGCCGCTGCACCTGCCCgcagggctgtgtgtgtgggaGG from Saccopteryx leptura isolate mSacLep1 chromosome 6, mSacLep1_pri_phased_curated, whole genome shotgun sequence harbors:
- the GPR132 gene encoding probable G-protein coupled receptor 132; the encoded protein is MPGNAAPAANAPLMVLLPPGGAAAAPCNASLACSVANCSASYEASRVLVVVVYSAVCVLGLPANCLTAWLTLLQALQGSVLAVYLFCLALCELLYASTLPLWVLYVQNQHRWALGPWACKVTGYVFFCNLYVSILFLCCISCDRFVAVVYALESRGRRRRRTAVLISLSVFLLVGLVHSPVFEMEDEGTCFEKVPLDDRTARYYYARFTVGFALPLSVIAFTNHRIFQSIKRSEGLSAARKARVRHTAIAVVVIFLACFAPYHLVLLTKAAAFSYYSGHGGSTCAFEVSLCTVSVVFLCLTTVNSVADPIIYVLATDHSRQEVSRIRRKWKNWSTKTEAVKLTWSKDSEEVRPPMSLTNSCAFPRPVQPPGSQPGTWTPLGTLERLSQEPC